A genome region from Erigeron canadensis isolate Cc75 chromosome 3, C_canadensis_v1, whole genome shotgun sequence includes the following:
- the LOC122592790 gene encoding DNA-dependent metalloprotease WSS1, producing MNNGGDVHKVWEIRTLKKKVGADEARKFLERIAKQVQPIMRKHNWRVKVLSEMCPKNPRLLGLNVGHGIHVKLRLRRPNTDWDFYPFDQVLDTMLHELCHNSIGPHNVAFYKLWDDLRKECEEFMSKGITGSGDGFDLPGRRLGGFTRQPPLSSLRQTALVAAQNRARLGSLLPAGPKRLGGDKSIMSSLTPGQAAAMAAERRLQDDIWCGIQQLVEEEEETVPQSSASSSVLGSKRSHQSNDSHSELNFVDLTDVPSVSNAEATNNISVNKRSRQTECCIDLTTEDFASGSTSNEKTGRDTKSSGWECMTCTLLNPPLAPICELCGTLKPKAEEKYKSWSCKFCTMVNTVKMEKCGACEQWRYSHGQPIATPSPNVGT from the exons ATGAATAATGGAGGAGATGTTCACAAGGTATGGGAGATCAGAACCTTAAAGAAGAAGGTTGGAGCAGACGAGGCTCGCAAGTTCCTTGAAAGAATCGCCAAACAGGTTCAACCCATCATGCGGAAACATAATTGGAGAGTCAAAGTTCTTTCTGAAATGTG TCCTAAAAACCCGCGGCTTTTGGGGCTGAACGTGGGACATGGTATTCATGTAAAGCTCAGACTTCGAAGACCGAATACAGATTGGGACTTTTACCCGTTTGATCAAGTTCTTGATACGATGCTTCATGAACTGTGTCATAACTCTATTGGTCCCCATAATGTCGCTTTCTATAAACTCTGGGATGATCTTAGGAAG GAATGTGAGGAGTTTATGAGTAAAGGAATTACTGGGTCTGGTGACGGGTTTGATCTTCCCGGTAGACGTTTAGGTGGCTTCACTCGACAACCACCCCTTTCGTCTCTCCGCCAGACTGCACTTGTTGCCGCTCAAAATAGAGCCCGTTTGGGATCTCTTTTACCAGCTGGCCCTAAACGCCTTGGTGGCGATAAATCTATTATGTCTTCCCTGACTCCCGGACAAGCAGCTGCGATGGCTGCAGAAAGGAGATTACAGGACGACATATGGTGTGGCATACAGCAACTAGtcgaagaggaagaagaaactGTGCCACAAAGCTCGGCTTCCTCTAGTGTTCTAGGTTCCAAAAGAAGTCACCAATCAAATGATAGTCATTCAGAACTAAATTTTGTTGACTTGACGGATGTTCCCTCGGTATCCAATGCAGAAGCTACAAACAACATTTCCGTAAATAAAAGAAGTCGGCAAACAGAATGTTGTATTGATTtaacaactgaagactttgctAGCGGATCTACTAGCAATGAAAAAACAGGACGTGACACAAAGTCTTCCGGGTGGGAGTGCATGACATGCACATTGTTGAATCCG CCATTGGCTCCAATATGCGAGCTTTGTGGAACCCTCAAGCCAAAAGCAGAGGAGAAGTACAAGTCATGGTCATGCAAATTTTGTACAATGGTAAACACTGTGAAGATGGAGAAATGTGGAGCATGTGAGCAGTGGAGATATTCTCATGGCCAGCCCATAGCAACCCCATCACCAAATGTTGGTACTTAA
- the LOC122590675 gene encoding pectinesterase QRT1: protein MDLSSSVILLVAAFFYLLYGGDQVECTLIKYMITWDDIKLQQQHHQQITQRITFGNGNNNGDDGNAANNSRVIVVDQNGRGDSLTVQAAVDMVPVYNSIRVKIYILPGIYREKVMIPASKPYISFIGDPNHASQTVLSWNDKASDIYKDGSELGTYRTATVAVESDYFCASGITIENTVVAVPGGYKMQAVALRIAGDKAVLYQVGILGTQDTLLDETGSHYFYQCFIQGSVDFIFGNSRSLYRECTLHSVADKYGAIAAHHRNSEQEDTGFSFVNCSVTGSRGSIYLGRAWGNYSRVLYIYSNIDDIIDPLGWSDWNQPWRQRTAVFGEYECKGIGADRKNRVSWSKSLEYVEAMPFLDTKFIGGEKWLRL from the exons ATGGACTTGAGTAGTAGTGTCATCTTGTTGGTTGCTGctttcttttatttgttatatggCGGTGATCAAGTCGAGTGTACTTTGATAAAATACATGATCACTTGGGACGATATCAAATTACAGCAGCAACATCACCAACAGATTACTCAAAGGATTACTTTTGGTAACGGAAATAATAATGGAGATGATGGAAATGCTGCGAATAATAGTAGAGTTATCGTGGTCGACCAAAATGGGAGAGGCGATTCACTTACTGTCCAAGCTGCTGTCGATATGGTCCCTGTTTACAATTCCATCAGGGTCAAGATTTACATTCTTCCCGGTATTTACAG AGAAAAGGTGATGATTCCtgcttcaaaaccttatattTCCTTCATTGGAGATCCAAATCATGCGTCACAAACGGTTTTAAGCTGGAACGACAAAGCATCAGATATATACAAAGATGGGTCTGAACTCGGAACATATAGAACAGCTACTGTTGCCGTAGAATCTGATTACTTTTGTGCTTCTGGGATCACCATTGAG AATACGGTGGTTGCAGTACCAGGGGGATATAAAATGCAAGCAGTGGCATTGAGAATTGCAGGCGACAAAGCAGTACTTTATCAAGTAGGAATACTGGGGACACAAGACACACTTCTTGATGAAACTGGATCTCATTACTTCTATCAGTGTTTTATTCAAGGATCTGTTGATTTTATATTTGGCAATTCTAGATCACTCTACAGG gAATGTACTTTACATTCAGTAGCTGATAAATACGGAGCAATTGCAGCTCATCACCGGAACTCAGAACAAGAAGATACTGGATTTTCTTTCGTAAATTGTTCGGTAACAGGAAGCAGAGGGTCCATATATTTGGGGAGAGCTTGGGGAAACTATTCGAGGGTGTTGTATATATACTCTAACATTGACGACATCATTGACCCTTTGGGGTGGAGTGACTGGAATCAACCATGGAGGCAAAG GACAGCGGTGTTTGGAGAATACGAGTGCAAAGGAATAGGTGCAGACAGAAAGAATCGAGTATCATGGTCCAAATCGTTGGAGTACGTTGAAGCAATGCCTTTTCTTGATACTAAATTTATCGGTGGAGAGAAATGGCTGAGATTATAA